The Megasphaera stantonii genome includes a window with the following:
- a CDS encoding undecaprenyl-diphosphate phosphatase, whose product MLIEIAKAVLFGIVQGITEWLPISSTGHMILLNEFVTMNMSEKFMEMFFVVVQLGAILAVLVLFGDKLLPFSLRGGFRLKAEALALWPKIVAASIPAGVVGLLWGNELNSLFFTYPVVIVMLALFGVLFIVVENRNKGKEPVIKTTADLTYKAALWIGFFQLIAAVFPGTSRSGSTIIGALMIGVSRVAAAEFTFLLAVPIMIGASAVKLLDFGLHFTATEGAVLLTGMIVAFIVSVLAIRFLMSFIKTNDFKVFGWYRIILAAVASLYFFIFQ is encoded by the coding sequence ATGCTTATTGAAATCGCAAAAGCCGTATTGTTCGGCATCGTCCAGGGCATTACGGAATGGCTACCCATTAGCAGCACAGGCCATATGATCCTGTTGAACGAATTCGTGACCATGAACATGTCGGAAAAATTCATGGAAATGTTTTTCGTCGTCGTCCAGCTCGGCGCCATATTGGCAGTGCTCGTCCTGTTCGGCGACAAGCTCCTGCCCTTTTCCCTTCGCGGCGGCTTCCGCCTCAAGGCCGAAGCCCTGGCCTTATGGCCGAAGATCGTCGCAGCCAGCATTCCCGCCGGCGTCGTCGGCCTGCTGTGGGGCAACGAGCTGAACTCCCTGTTTTTTACCTATCCCGTAGTCATCGTCATGCTGGCCTTGTTCGGCGTCCTGTTTATCGTCGTGGAAAACAGGAACAAGGGAAAAGAGCCGGTTATCAAAACAACAGCCGACCTGACCTACAAGGCCGCCCTGTGGATCGGCTTTTTCCAGCTCATCGCCGCCGTATTTCCCGGGACGTCCCGTTCGGGCTCGACGATTATCGGCGCCCTCATGATCGGCGTATCCCGCGTCGCCGCGGCGGAGTTCACCTTTCTGCTGGCCGTGCCGATTATGATAGGAGCCAGCGCCGTCAAGCTGCTGGACTTCGGCCTCCATTTCACGGCTACGGAGGGAGCCGTCCTCCTGACCGGCATGATCGTGGCCTTCATCGTATCCGTGCTGGCCATCCGCTTCCTCATGTCCTTCATCAAGACCAACGACTTCAAGGTCTTCGGCTGGTACCGGATTATCCTGGCCGCCGTAGCCTCCTTATATTTCTTTATCTTCCAGTAA